A single genomic interval of Arthrobacter methylotrophus harbors:
- a CDS encoding DNA alkylation repair protein, whose translation MSDAAEFIDEALRRESSWIRAEEAQARLGDGLRHYGSSMGAIRGTVRDALRRYQGLAHDEITALSSELWDPPVFERRLAAIVLLQSTVHLLTNTDLTRLEGFVREGRLRELGDPLAVDVIGPLIAGLEGQGRARADGVLDRWVRDSDEWLCRAALLSPLRALRAGGGNWDAFVRQATVALEAVRETDQQSEVVSEAVSTVLNEVAKRRPELQFPSSVA comes from the coding sequence TCTTGGATCCGAGCGGAAGAGGCGCAGGCACGGTTGGGAGACGGACTCCGCCACTACGGATCTTCGATGGGTGCCATCAGGGGAACAGTTCGCGACGCCCTCCGCCGTTACCAGGGCCTCGCGCATGACGAGATCACCGCCTTGAGCTCCGAGTTGTGGGACCCTCCGGTCTTCGAACGTCGACTCGCGGCGATCGTGCTGTTGCAGAGCACCGTCCACCTGCTGACCAACACCGATCTGACGCGCCTGGAGGGTTTTGTGCGCGAGGGAAGGCTGCGCGAACTGGGCGATCCGCTCGCAGTGGACGTCATCGGACCCTTGATTGCCGGATTGGAGGGGCAGGGCAGGGCCCGGGCTGACGGCGTGCTGGATCGCTGGGTTCGGGATTCCGACGAGTGGCTTTGCCGCGCGGCCCTGCTGTCTCCACTGAGGGCGCTCCGTGCCGGTGGCGGGAACTGGGATGCGTTCGTGCGGCAGGCCACCGTAGCGCTCGAGGCGGTTCGGGAGACGGACCAGCAATCGGAGGTGGTCAGTGAAGCCGTTTCCACCGTGCTGAACGAGGTTGCCAAGCGCAGGCCCGAGCTGCAGTTCCCCTCGTCGGTGGCGTGA
- a CDS encoding thioesterase family protein: MSIELPDLAEGNFYYESLGNGRFRSTIHAQGAWNPHEQHMAPASGIMADALLRHDPRDDVRIARISYEILGLIPGGEFTVSTSTLRPGKTIELIQAELSAVGRVAIRATAWRMATSDTSTVAAIEDLPMPAPDECKPWDGASVWPGGYIRSLEMRIAEGHRAGSGKVWIRTEHPLTAAADSRDIARLVGLVDTANGIAARVSPGKNSYIFPNLDLQIHMYREPAGEWLGLDNMVSFGSDGIGLTSTVLHDVSGPFGRAEQILTLRKS, from the coding sequence TTGAGTATTGAGCTTCCGGACCTCGCGGAAGGAAACTTCTACTACGAATCACTCGGAAACGGGCGGTTCCGCTCCACCATCCACGCCCAGGGCGCGTGGAATCCGCATGAGCAGCACATGGCTCCTGCATCGGGCATCATGGCTGATGCGCTGCTCCGCCATGATCCGCGCGACGACGTCCGCATAGCCCGCATCAGCTACGAAATCCTGGGATTGATCCCGGGAGGCGAATTCACTGTCAGTACCAGCACGCTCCGCCCCGGCAAGACAATTGAATTGATCCAGGCGGAACTCTCGGCGGTAGGCCGCGTGGCTATCCGGGCCACCGCGTGGCGCATGGCCACGAGCGACACGAGCACAGTGGCTGCCATTGAAGACCTGCCAATGCCGGCCCCGGACGAATGCAAGCCGTGGGACGGTGCGAGCGTGTGGCCCGGTGGCTACATCCGGTCCCTGGAAATGCGGATAGCAGAAGGACACCGGGCAGGCTCGGGCAAAGTCTGGATCCGTACCGAACACCCGCTGACCGCCGCGGCGGACAGCCGTGACATCGCACGGCTCGTGGGACTCGTGGACACCGCCAACGGCATCGCCGCCCGCGTTTCGCCCGGCAAGAACAGCTACATTTTCCCCAACCTCGACCTCCAGATCCACATGTACCGTGAACCCGCAGGGGAATGGCTGGGCTTGGACAACATGGTCTCCTTTGGCAGTGACGGCATCGGCCTGACGTCCACGGTGCTGCACGACGTCAGCGGCCCCTTCGGCCGCGCAGAGCAGATCCTCACGCTGAGGAAGAGCTGA
- a CDS encoding lipoate--protein ligase family protein — protein sequence MAGELPGTQRTLTVVRQEESLGAADDLDFGIELLNRARRGLLAPTLRLYRPRPTVAFGQRDAKLPGFEAASEACRDLGFEPLIRKAGGRAAAYHRGTLVIDHVEPHPDAIAGAKARFSFFGELLAGALRRVGLHAAVGEIPGEYCPGEFSVHGLDPDFPAHQIKLIGTAQRVVSGGWLFSSVIVVENSAPIREVLTASYEALGLEWDPATAGAANDLLPQLDVPAVEEAVVQAYAEYAELLDGDFQSLLPAKDTSTPL from the coding sequence ATGGCCGGGGAACTCCCCGGAACACAGCGCACGCTGACGGTGGTGCGCCAGGAAGAATCGCTCGGGGCCGCTGATGACCTGGACTTCGGGATCGAGCTCCTGAACCGTGCCCGTAGGGGACTGCTGGCACCCACGCTGCGGTTATACCGCCCGCGCCCCACCGTGGCTTTCGGGCAACGAGATGCCAAGCTGCCGGGATTCGAAGCCGCGTCCGAGGCTTGCCGTGACCTGGGTTTCGAACCGTTGATCCGCAAGGCAGGTGGGCGTGCCGCGGCTTACCATCGGGGCACGCTCGTGATCGACCATGTTGAGCCGCACCCCGATGCGATTGCCGGAGCCAAGGCCCGTTTTTCCTTCTTTGGCGAGCTCCTGGCAGGTGCGCTCCGTCGCGTCGGCCTGCACGCCGCCGTCGGGGAGATCCCCGGCGAGTATTGCCCCGGCGAGTTCAGTGTCCACGGCCTGGATCCGGATTTTCCGGCACATCAGATCAAACTGATCGGCACGGCGCAGAGGGTGGTCTCCGGAGGCTGGCTGTTCAGCTCGGTAATCGTCGTGGAGAACTCGGCCCCGATCCGCGAGGTCCTCACCGCGAGCTATGAAGCCCTCGGGCTGGAGTGGGATCCTGCCACCGCCGGGGCCGCCAACGACCTCCTACCGCAGCTGGACGTACCCGCGGTCGAAGAAGCCGTGGTCCAGGCTTACGCCGAATACGCGGAACTGCTCGACGGCGATTTCCAGAGCCTGCTCCCTGCGAAGGACACCAGCACGCCGTTGTAG
- a CDS encoding universal stress protein, with product MDQGVSTGKIVVGVDGSPASIEALKHARSIAVPLGAQVVAVACWMFPQVYGGYVAPDVEDYEKEAQGILEESLARAFGPALPGNVTSRLVCGPARDLLIDASKDADMLVVGRRGHGGFAGLLLGSVSSACVAHALCPVLVVHAPENG from the coding sequence ATGGACCAAGGAGTATCCACAGGCAAGATCGTGGTTGGAGTCGACGGATCTCCCGCTTCAATTGAGGCCCTTAAGCACGCTCGGAGTATTGCCGTGCCGTTAGGGGCCCAGGTGGTCGCCGTGGCGTGCTGGATGTTCCCGCAGGTCTACGGCGGATACGTAGCCCCCGACGTCGAGGACTACGAGAAGGAGGCCCAAGGAATACTTGAGGAATCCTTGGCACGGGCGTTCGGCCCGGCTCTCCCCGGAAACGTCACCTCGCGCCTCGTCTGCGGTCCAGCCCGGGATCTGCTCATCGACGCCAGCAAGGATGCCGACATGCTCGTTGTCGGCCGACGGGGCCATGGTGGATTTGCCGGTCTGTTGCTCGGCTCGGTCAGTTCTGCCTGCGTGGCCCACGCCCTTTGCCCCGTCCTGGTAGTTCATGCCCCCGAGAACGGTTGA
- a CDS encoding MBL fold metallo-hydrolase gives MRVERVVTSGTFSLDGGTWDVDNNVWIVGDDSECIVIDPAHQPAAIVEVIGDRKVKAILLTHGHDDHIRSAGAFRDLVHAPIHLHRDDWMLWKAVYPEAEPDAEITEGENFEIADTRLKAIHTPGHSPGSVSFHLESQGTDHSGILFSGDTLFQGGPGATGRSYSDFPTIIESIRAKILTLPEETIVLTGHGDSTTVGAEAPHLEEWIARGH, from the coding sequence GTGCGCGTTGAACGCGTGGTCACCTCCGGGACGTTCTCACTGGACGGCGGCACATGGGATGTGGACAACAACGTGTGGATCGTCGGGGACGATTCCGAGTGCATCGTGATCGATCCCGCGCACCAGCCGGCGGCCATTGTCGAGGTGATCGGCGACCGCAAGGTCAAGGCCATTCTGCTCACGCATGGACACGACGACCACATCCGTTCCGCGGGCGCCTTCCGGGACCTGGTCCATGCGCCCATCCACTTGCACCGCGACGACTGGATGCTGTGGAAGGCAGTCTACCCGGAGGCAGAACCCGACGCCGAGATCACCGAGGGCGAGAACTTCGAGATCGCGGATACCCGGCTGAAGGCCATTCACACCCCGGGCCACTCGCCCGGTTCCGTGTCTTTCCACCTGGAGAGCCAAGGAACCGATCATTCCGGAATACTGTTCAGTGGTGACACGCTGTTTCAGGGCGGACCGGGTGCAACCGGGCGTTCCTACAGCGATTTCCCGACCATCATCGAATCCATCCGCGCCAAGATCCTCACATTGCCGGAAGAGACCATCGTCTTGACCGGCCACGGCGACTCCACCACGGTTGGAGCCGAAGCACCCCACCTCGAAGAGTGGATCGCCCGCGGCCACTAG
- a CDS encoding 1-phosphofructokinase family hexose kinase encodes MEASQPSGAKPILTVTMNPALDVSTSTDRVYSGHKLRCGTSRLDPGGGGVNVARVIQRLGGQVLAVYTAGGPPGEAYRRLMEGEQVPSLVIPIKGSTRQNFTVDENSTGNQFRFVLEGAELSEDEWRTCLQLVGRSISPGGYVVASGSLPPGVPEDFYAQLARLVRKGGARFVVDTSGQPLAEVLAEGVFLVKPSKRELGEHFGAPLEGERNQIEAASALVASGSAEYVALTLGDAGAILASKEGVIRLPVPSVRVLSTVGAGDSFLGALVLRLAQGCPVEAAFRSALAAGSAAAMTPATELCHRKDVERLEEELAAVS; translated from the coding sequence ATGGAAGCCTCCCAGCCATCGGGCGCGAAACCGATCCTCACTGTCACCATGAATCCTGCTCTGGACGTCAGCACGTCAACGGATCGGGTCTACAGCGGTCATAAGCTGCGGTGCGGCACTAGCCGCCTCGATCCGGGCGGCGGTGGCGTAAACGTTGCCCGCGTAATCCAGCGGCTCGGGGGGCAGGTCTTGGCCGTGTACACCGCAGGCGGTCCTCCGGGGGAAGCCTACCGACGGCTGATGGAAGGTGAGCAAGTCCCTTCCCTGGTCATCCCGATCAAGGGGAGCACCCGGCAAAACTTCACCGTTGATGAGAATTCGACCGGGAACCAATTCCGTTTCGTGCTTGAGGGCGCAGAGCTCAGCGAAGACGAATGGCGCACCTGCCTGCAGCTTGTGGGCCGGTCGATCTCGCCGGGCGGATACGTGGTGGCCAGCGGTAGCCTTCCGCCGGGAGTGCCGGAGGATTTCTATGCGCAGCTCGCCCGTCTCGTCCGCAAGGGCGGTGCGCGATTCGTTGTGGATACCTCGGGACAACCGCTCGCCGAAGTGCTTGCCGAGGGCGTCTTTCTCGTCAAACCCAGCAAGCGTGAGTTGGGCGAACATTTCGGCGCACCGCTCGAGGGCGAACGGAACCAGATCGAGGCGGCCTCGGCACTGGTGGCCAGCGGATCGGCGGAGTATGTCGCTCTGACACTGGGCGACGCCGGAGCGATTCTCGCGTCCAAGGAAGGGGTCATCCGCTTGCCCGTGCCGTCAGTGCGAGTGCTCAGCACCGTCGGAGCCGGTGATAGTTTTCTCGGAGCCCTCGTTCTGCGCTTGGCGCAGGGGTGCCCGGTTGAGGCCGCTTTCAGGTCTGCCCTCGCCGCGGGAAGCGCAGCCGCGATGACCCCGGCAACAGAACTGTGCCACCGGAAAGACGTCGAACGTTTGGAGGAAGAACTCGCCGCCGTGTCTTAG
- a CDS encoding mycoredoxin, giving the protein MDFTPESGTITMFSTTWCGYCNRLKKQLDAKGIGYTEVNIEEVEGTAELVEKLNGGNQTVPTVLFPDGTAATNPSAAEVEARLAA; this is encoded by the coding sequence GTGGACTTCACCCCCGAATCCGGCACCATCACCATGTTCTCGACCACTTGGTGCGGTTACTGCAACCGACTCAAGAAGCAGCTGGACGCCAAGGGCATCGGTTACACCGAGGTCAACATCGAAGAGGTCGAAGGTACTGCCGAACTCGTGGAGAAACTGAACGGCGGTAACCAGACGGTTCCCACGGTCCTTTTTCCGGACGGCACTGCGGCCACCAACCCCTCGGCGGCCGAAGTCGAGGCCCGTCTCGCTGCCTGA
- a CDS encoding VTT domain-containing protein, whose translation MEQILDLPFEMALMVLFAVVMLRVNAMYWIGRGTAAGMRRTRVAGALRRPKAAKAQALIQRFGPYAVVLTFLAVGLQTAVNLAAGAAKMPLSRYLPAAAAGSAIWAFVYATVGLAAMEAWLAIMAGSPVAAVLLVLCIAGLAGLAGLAGVAARLVMRRRRRTAVAPEDTVV comes from the coding sequence GTGGAACAGATCCTCGACCTGCCCTTCGAAATGGCGCTGATGGTGCTCTTCGCGGTGGTGATGCTGCGGGTCAACGCCATGTACTGGATCGGCCGTGGCACGGCGGCGGGCATGCGACGCACCCGGGTCGCCGGTGCGTTGCGTCGCCCCAAAGCAGCCAAAGCACAGGCACTCATACAGCGCTTCGGTCCCTACGCCGTCGTACTGACTTTCCTTGCTGTCGGACTCCAAACTGCTGTCAACTTGGCCGCGGGAGCCGCGAAAATGCCACTCAGCCGGTATCTCCCGGCAGCAGCGGCGGGCTCGGCGATCTGGGCTTTCGTCTACGCGACCGTTGGACTGGCCGCCATGGAGGCGTGGCTCGCCATCATGGCCGGGTCCCCCGTGGCGGCGGTACTCCTGGTCCTCTGCATTGCCGGACTTGCCGGACTTGCCGGACTTGCCGGAGTTGCTGCCCGCCTGGTCATGCGGCGTCGACGTCGGACGGCCGTGGCGCCAGAAGATACAGTGGTCTGA
- a CDS encoding S-(hydroxymethyl)mycothiol dehydrogenase encodes MVHAVRGAIVRSKGAPVTLETILVPDPGPGEALVDILTSGVCHTDLHYKLGGISDDFPFLLGHEATGVVSAVGPDVTDIVPGDRVILNWRAVCGTCRACKRGQAQYCFNTHNATQKMTLEDGTVLSPALGIGAFAEKTLVAAGQCTKVDPDADAAAVGLLGCGVMAGLGAAINTGGVKRGDSVAVIGCGGVGVAAIAGAALAGATTVIAVDIDVKKLERARELGATHVVDSSQGDPVEQIRELTGGFGADVVIDAVGRPETYKQAFYARDLAGTVVLVGVPTPDMTLELPLLDVFGRGGSLKSSWYGDCLPSRDFPMLVSLYRQGKLDLDAFVTERIGIEDIEEAFDKMHSGSVLRSVVEL; translated from the coding sequence ATGGTCCATGCAGTCAGGGGCGCAATTGTCCGTTCGAAGGGCGCACCCGTAACGCTGGAAACAATTCTTGTTCCAGATCCTGGCCCCGGCGAAGCCTTGGTTGACATCCTGACCAGCGGGGTGTGCCACACCGACCTGCATTACAAGTTGGGCGGCATCAGCGACGATTTTCCTTTCCTTCTCGGCCATGAAGCAACCGGCGTTGTGAGCGCCGTCGGCCCGGACGTCACGGACATCGTTCCCGGAGACCGCGTCATCTTGAATTGGCGCGCAGTCTGTGGCACGTGCCGTGCCTGCAAGCGCGGACAGGCACAGTACTGTTTCAACACCCACAATGCCACGCAAAAGATGACCCTTGAGGATGGCACCGTCCTCTCCCCCGCCCTGGGAATCGGCGCTTTCGCGGAGAAGACACTCGTCGCCGCGGGGCAATGCACCAAGGTTGATCCCGACGCCGATGCTGCCGCCGTCGGCCTGCTCGGCTGCGGCGTGATGGCCGGGCTCGGTGCCGCGATCAACACGGGAGGCGTGAAGCGCGGCGATTCGGTGGCCGTTATCGGTTGCGGCGGAGTGGGTGTGGCCGCCATCGCCGGCGCTGCCTTGGCTGGGGCCACCACCGTCATCGCGGTCGATATTGATGTCAAGAAACTGGAGCGTGCGCGCGAACTCGGGGCCACCCACGTGGTGGACTCCTCCCAGGGCGACCCCGTGGAACAGATCCGCGAACTCACCGGCGGTTTTGGCGCGGATGTGGTAATCGACGCCGTCGGCCGCCCCGAAACCTACAAGCAGGCCTTCTACGCCCGCGACCTCGCCGGCACTGTGGTGCTGGTGGGGGTCCCGACGCCGGACATGACGCTCGAACTCCCGTTGCTGGACGTCTTCGGCCGGGGCGGCTCCCTGAAGTCCTCGTGGTACGGCGATTGCCTGCCTTCCCGCGATTTCCCCATGCTCGTCAGCCTCTACCGGCAGGGCAAGCTCGATCTTGATGCCTTCGTCACGGAGCGAATCGGTATCGAAGACATCGAAGAGGCTTTCGACAAGATGCACTCCGGTTCTGTCCTCCGATCGGTGGTGGAACTGTGA
- a CDS encoding FdhF/YdeP family oxidoreductase: MDKKPAVVHDSDADLTVGPPKRSAAGLPSVVESLPHSLSQMGLSRTWKSLRAVNQKDGFDCMGCAWPDPPERKLAEFCENGAKAVGWEADPLKVPSNFWDENDVDSLAQRSEYWLGQQGRLVEPVYKPAGSSHYRPISWDNAFRIVARELNALESPDEATFYTSGRTSNEAAFVYQLFVRAFGTNNLPDCSNMCHESTGLALGETLGVGKSAVSYTDFAKADLIIIMGQNPGTCHPRMLTALEEAKLAGASIVAVNPLPEAGLINFKNPQRPRGLLGKGTDLADQFLQIRLAGDMALLQAVSKRVLEAETAAPGAVLDHAFIEEHCQGLAEFRAHIENLDEQDVLAATGLNTEEIDELASRYLRSEKVIITWAMGLTQHKKAVATIKEIVNLLLLRGNIGKPGAGPSPIRGHSNVQGDRTMGIWEKMPEPFLNALQQEFGFDLPRRPGVDSVDSIRGMRDGKIKVLVALGGNLVHAMSDTTAVEAAVRKTRLSVQISTKLNRSHAVVGEQAMILPTMGRTEIDRQAGGEQFVTVEDTVCAVHRSAGRLEPISDKVLSEVAIVCRMAGTVLGDKVPVDWQGFEANYDSVREHISHVVPGFENFNQKARSRDGFVLPHGPRDERRFPTTTGKAMFTVNDLETIQVPQGRLLLQTVRSHDQFNTTTYSMNDRYRGVKKGRMVLFAHHDDLAELGLADGGYVDVHSEADDGVDRVLRRLRLIAYPTARGCVTAYYPEANVLVPLDSTAEGSNTPASKSVVVRLEPAAPPELGAG, translated from the coding sequence ATGGACAAAAAACCAGCCGTTGTTCACGATTCCGACGCGGACCTCACTGTCGGTCCGCCGAAGCGATCCGCCGCGGGTTTGCCCAGCGTGGTGGAATCCCTGCCGCATTCGCTGAGCCAAATGGGTTTGTCCCGCACGTGGAAGTCGCTGCGGGCGGTGAACCAGAAGGACGGCTTCGACTGCATGGGCTGCGCCTGGCCGGACCCTCCGGAGCGGAAGCTGGCCGAGTTTTGCGAGAACGGTGCGAAAGCAGTCGGGTGGGAGGCGGATCCGCTCAAGGTTCCGTCCAATTTCTGGGACGAGAACGACGTCGATTCCCTCGCCCAGCGCTCCGAATACTGGCTGGGACAGCAGGGCAGGCTCGTGGAACCCGTCTACAAACCAGCAGGTTCGAGCCACTACCGTCCCATCAGTTGGGACAATGCGTTCCGGATTGTGGCCCGGGAACTGAACGCGCTGGAATCGCCGGACGAAGCCACCTTCTATACGAGTGGACGGACCAGCAATGAAGCCGCGTTTGTCTACCAACTCTTCGTCCGCGCCTTCGGAACCAACAACCTTCCCGATTGCTCCAACATGTGCCATGAGTCCACCGGGCTCGCGCTCGGCGAGACCTTGGGCGTGGGAAAGTCCGCCGTCAGCTACACGGACTTTGCCAAGGCGGATTTGATCATCATCATGGGCCAGAACCCCGGGACCTGCCATCCCCGGATGCTCACCGCCCTGGAAGAGGCGAAGTTGGCCGGAGCCAGCATTGTGGCGGTGAACCCGCTCCCGGAGGCCGGACTCATCAACTTCAAGAACCCGCAACGGCCCCGTGGATTGCTGGGCAAGGGAACAGACTTGGCGGACCAGTTCCTGCAGATCCGCCTCGCCGGCGACATGGCGTTGCTTCAAGCCGTGTCCAAACGGGTCTTGGAAGCAGAGACGGCGGCACCGGGGGCGGTGCTGGATCACGCGTTCATCGAGGAGCACTGCCAAGGGCTCGCAGAATTCCGGGCCCACATCGAAAACCTGGACGAGCAGGACGTCTTGGCCGCAACGGGCTTGAACACCGAAGAGATCGACGAGCTTGCCTCCCGCTACCTGCGCTCGGAGAAGGTCATCATTACCTGGGCCATGGGCCTCACGCAGCACAAGAAAGCCGTCGCGACCATCAAGGAGATCGTCAATCTGCTCCTGCTCCGCGGGAACATCGGCAAACCCGGTGCGGGCCCGTCGCCCATCCGCGGCCACAGCAACGTCCAAGGCGACCGCACCATGGGCATTTGGGAAAAGATGCCCGAACCGTTCCTCAACGCCTTGCAGCAGGAGTTCGGCTTTGACCTACCCCGGCGGCCCGGCGTCGATTCCGTGGACAGCATCCGCGGCATGCGGGACGGGAAGATCAAAGTCCTGGTGGCACTCGGTGGAAATCTCGTCCACGCGATGTCGGACACGACGGCGGTCGAGGCCGCCGTCCGTAAAACCCGCTTGTCCGTGCAGATTTCCACCAAGCTCAACCGTTCCCACGCAGTGGTGGGTGAACAAGCGATGATCTTGCCGACAATGGGCCGGACGGAAATCGACCGGCAGGCCGGCGGCGAGCAGTTTGTCACCGTGGAAGACACGGTCTGCGCGGTACACCGCTCGGCGGGACGGTTGGAGCCGATCTCCGACAAGGTCTTGTCCGAAGTGGCGATCGTGTGCCGCATGGCCGGCACGGTACTCGGCGACAAAGTCCCGGTTGACTGGCAAGGTTTTGAGGCGAACTACGATTCCGTGCGCGAGCACATTTCCCATGTGGTGCCCGGCTTCGAGAACTTCAACCAAAAGGCCCGGAGCCGCGACGGTTTCGTCCTGCCGCACGGTCCCCGGGACGAGCGGAGGTTCCCCACAACCACCGGGAAAGCGATGTTCACGGTCAACGACCTCGAGACCATCCAGGTCCCCCAGGGGCGACTCCTGCTCCAGACCGTGCGCTCCCACGACCAATTCAATACGACCACCTACAGCATGAATGACCGCTACCGGGGCGTGAAGAAGGGCCGCATGGTGCTCTTTGCGCATCACGACGACCTGGCTGAACTGGGCCTTGCCGACGGCGGCTACGTGGACGTACACAGCGAAGCCGACGACGGCGTAGACAGAGTCCTGCGTCGGCTGCGGTTGATCGCGTACCCCACGGCCCGAGGATGTGTGACCGCGTATTACCCCGAAGCGAATGTCCTTGTCCCCTTGGATTCGACAGCCGAGGGCAGTAACACTCCTGCGTCCAAGTCAGTGGTGGTGCGGCTGGAACCAGCCGCACCACCGGAGCTTGGCGCGGGCTAG
- a CDS encoding polysaccharide deacetylase family protein — MRTIKHKQIMAALGALLLTAGAFVGVVVPAHAAARTVVSLTFDDGNDNQLAAEQVLKAHGLKGTFFITTSWIGGPGYLTQTDLHNIAADGNEIGGHTVTHPDLTTLSTAAATAEICDGKSTLSSWGFQVSDFAYPFAAENAAVQADVANCGFASGRGLGDITSPASCAGCPFAETLPPENPLVTKAPDEVDSTWTLQNLEDLVTNAESTGGWLQLTFHHIAVGTDPTLTISPSLFATFVTWLAARTANGTTSVQTVAQALGH, encoded by the coding sequence ATGCGCACAATCAAGCACAAGCAGATAATGGCCGCCCTTGGCGCCCTGCTACTTACCGCTGGGGCCTTCGTCGGGGTGGTAGTTCCCGCGCATGCCGCAGCGCGGACAGTCGTGAGCCTCACTTTCGACGATGGCAACGACAATCAGCTCGCCGCCGAGCAGGTCCTGAAGGCTCATGGGCTGAAAGGAACCTTCTTCATCACCACCAGCTGGATCGGCGGCCCGGGCTACCTCACCCAGACGGATCTGCACAACATCGCCGCCGATGGCAATGAGATCGGCGGCCACACCGTCACCCACCCGGACCTGACCACTCTCAGCACGGCAGCCGCTACCGCGGAAATCTGCGACGGAAAATCAACGCTCTCGAGTTGGGGATTCCAAGTCAGCGACTTCGCCTATCCTTTTGCCGCTGAAAACGCTGCCGTTCAGGCTGATGTGGCCAACTGTGGCTTTGCCAGCGGACGGGGCCTGGGCGACATCACCTCGCCCGCAAGCTGTGCGGGCTGCCCGTTCGCTGAGACCCTCCCACCTGAAAACCCTTTGGTGACCAAGGCGCCGGATGAAGTCGACAGCACGTGGACCCTGCAGAACCTGGAGGATCTGGTCACCAATGCCGAGTCGACGGGCGGTTGGCTCCAACTGACATTCCACCACATCGCCGTCGGAACTGATCCAACGCTCACCATCAGCCCGAGCCTCTTTGCTACCTTTGTCACCTGGCTGGCTGCGCGGACCGCCAACGGCACCACATCCGTCCAAACCGTTGCCCAGGCCTTGGGGCACTAG
- a CDS encoding DUF1918 domain-containing protein encodes MEAAQGDRIIIHSRTVGASDRHGEILEVRGANGAPPYFVRFDDGHETVLYPGGDFTVDHARGTK; translated from the coding sequence GTGGAAGCAGCCCAGGGAGATCGAATCATCATTCATAGCAGGACTGTCGGAGCGTCCGATCGGCACGGCGAAATCCTCGAAGTTCGCGGTGCCAACGGCGCGCCGCCCTATTTCGTGCGCTTTGACGACGGACACGAGACCGTCCTGTATCCAGGTGGCGACTTCACTGTCGATCACGCGAGAGGGACGAAATAA